One Bartonella kosoyi DNA segment encodes these proteins:
- a CDS encoding BID domain-containing T4SS effector: MKKHQPHPSANPEAVYAQVNKPNRGNQRRPSPEEEVLYATVNTVDPLSRGGRHNQKQQGPETDYTEVAPSRREEEVTYASVSSINPLSRGGRQHQKKEGPETDYTEVSPQQRGRSSLTTEQITVQLLKNPQVQAHVEEVVYWSNIVYGKDNLFQQHLQDILTDPSKGKALSDQLAENPESIHKLAGRHALGMKSQARKQAEDGFRHLVGAIDGYTKAVGETKERLLQTPQAEQRRQQEHTQKGESHHHHHRHHHTRGQEQNSPEHSPRQQKHGMAYAM, from the coding sequence ATGAAAAAACATCAACCACACCCTTCTGCAAATCCAGAAGCCGTCTATGCACAAGTGAACAAACCAAACAGAGGAAACCAGCGCAGACCAAGCCCAGAAGAGGAAGTTCTATATGCAACTGTTAACACCGTTGATCCTCTTTCAAGAGGCGGACGCCATAATCAAAAGCAACAAGGACCGGAAACTGATTACACAGAGGTTGCTCCCTCAAGACGCGAAGAGGAAGTGACATACGCATCCGTGAGCAGCATTAATCCTCTTTCAAGAGGCGGACGTCAACATCAAAAGAAAGAAGGTCCTGAAACAGACTATACAGAGGTTTCTCCACAACAAAGAGGAAGAAGCTCTCTCACAACTGAGCAAATAACTGTACAGCTTTTAAAAAACCCACAGGTCCAAGCCCATGTGGAAGAGGTCGTGTATTGGAGTAACATTGTTTATGGAAAAGACAACCTTTTCCAGCAACACTTGCAAGACATCCTTACAGATCCTAGTAAAGGAAAAGCGCTTTCAGATCAACTTGCTGAAAATCCTGAGTCTATTCATAAACTCGCTGGCCGCCACGCACTTGGTATGAAAAGTCAAGCACGCAAGCAAGCTGAAGATGGTTTTAGACACCTCGTTGGGGCCATTGATGGATATACAAAGGCTGTAGGAGAGACAAAAGAGAGGCTTTTGCAAACCCCTCAAGCGGAACAAAGACGCCAGCAAGAACATACTCAGAAAGGTGAAAGCCATCATCACCATCATCGTCATCATCACACAAGAGGACAAGAACAAAATAGTCCAGAGCACAGCCCACGACAACAAAAACATGGAATGGCTTATGCCATGTAA
- a CDS encoding BID domain-containing T4SS effector, with translation MKKDHPHPFPSPSIQELIRLYEQAAAEVSGEAPLPKETPLTSKRLSTIPEQDEGRLSVLEEETIMQTSAQASARIMNPTTPLSSTRAPQRPQEAEMTRATAAPQAVQGAAKILSEEEISRLLPHHSLVRTYQEEIERLSASAYGNPHILQEKMQEIQRNPQAGEELSWRMAAHPKSIAKPSGRSMLGFKNRERRDAEESYSALSLTIECYTEAVRQARENLLQSPEQELKTYERLMGKDAVSALLQKPGHSEREKESLSEADMSAQIHQHSKVKRHHAQIKYWCGVVFGDANVLQSQVEELFQNPETIEQLAQQLAGNPKSIHKYAGRSFGGLKNRARIHAEAGLSHLIDAADNYATAVAQVRESLLQTQQTQQEHREASEQTQSLQQQQQNVSQSAQRLESSTITHEGTTPSPQQRETDLRPRKTAAPKAMAFAS, from the coding sequence ATGAAAAAAGATCACCCTCACCCTTTTCCGTCCCCTTCAATACAAGAACTGATAAGGCTCTATGAACAAGCAGCGGCAGAGGTCTCAGGCGAAGCCCCCCTTCCTAAAGAAACGCCTTTAACAAGCAAAAGACTATCAACGATACCGGAACAAGATGAGGGAAGACTCTCTGTTTTAGAAGAAGAAACGATTATGCAGACAAGTGCACAGGCATCCGCTAGGATAATGAATCCAACAACGCCTCTTTCAAGCACGCGCGCGCCCCAAAGACCGCAAGAAGCTGAAATGACACGTGCAACAGCTGCTCCACAAGCCGTCCAAGGAGCAGCAAAAATTCTCTCAGAAGAAGAAATCTCTCGATTGCTTCCTCACCATTCATTGGTTCGAACCTATCAAGAAGAAATCGAGCGGTTATCCGCAAGTGCCTATGGCAACCCCCATATTTTACAAGAAAAAATGCAGGAAATTCAAAGAAACCCTCAAGCGGGAGAAGAGCTCTCATGGCGCATGGCAGCCCATCCTAAAAGCATTGCTAAACCTTCCGGCAGAAGCATGTTGGGCTTCAAAAATAGAGAACGCAGAGACGCAGAAGAGAGTTATTCCGCCCTCAGTCTCACCATTGAGTGTTATACAGAAGCCGTAAGACAGGCAAGAGAGAACCTATTACAATCTCCAGAGCAAGAACTCAAAACCTATGAACGTCTAATGGGGAAAGACGCCGTCTCTGCACTTCTGCAAAAACCGGGTCATTCTGAAAGGGAAAAAGAAAGTCTTTCAGAAGCAGACATGTCTGCCCAAATTCACCAACATTCCAAAGTCAAAAGACACCATGCACAAATCAAATATTGGTGTGGAGTTGTTTTTGGCGACGCAAACGTTTTGCAATCACAAGTGGAAGAGCTTTTCCAGAACCCTGAAACAATAGAACAGCTCGCCCAGCAACTTGCTGGAAATCCTAAGTCTATTCACAAATACGCTGGTCGCAGCTTTGGGGGTTTAAAAAATCGAGCACGCATCCATGCTGAAGCGGGTCTATCTCACCTCATTGATGCTGCTGACAATTATGCAACGGCTGTCGCGCAGGTCAGAGAGAGTCTTTTACAAACTCAGCAGACACAACAAGAACATCGTGAAGCATCTGAGCAAACACAAAGCTTGCAGCAGCAGCAGCAAAACGTTTCACAGTCTGCTCAACGCCTTGAATCTTCAACAATAACGCATGAAGGAACAACGCCCTCTCCCCAGCAAAGAGAAACGGATTTGCGTCCTCGCAAAACTGCCGCCCCAAAAGCGATGGCTTTTGCCAGCTAA